In Oryza sativa Japonica Group chromosome 1, ASM3414082v1, the genomic stretch GTGACTAGAGTGACATAATTCTAATTTTAGACATTTCGAGTGGCATATGTAGCTGATATGacgaatagtagtggtatttttttaatttagaaaAGTTGCAAtagcatggatccaattaacccccttttttttttataataatggCTAAAATTTGGCTTGGAAAGTCacttggagaggctgttggataTGCGGTGCAGCTatatttgagggagtcaaagtggacttactTCCGATTCAAAAGCCATGGCGGAGCATGGGCCGTTTCACTCGGGCCAATGAGGAGGAGGACCCGGCCTATGTAGGGTTTCCTTCCTCTTTCTCTGTCTACTCgcactcgccgccgctgccgttccCCATCCCAAGTCCCAGACCAAACAATGTCGACGCCTAGccagaagaagaggaggagtaAGGGGAAGGACGGCGCGGTGGCGCCGGTGGGACTGAGGCTTAATCGCCTGGGTCGTGCTTCTCCTCGCGAGGCCGCCGGGAAGCCGGTGTACCTTGCGGTGGAGCACGACGATGACCAGGAGGTGCCCGCGCACTCCATcgtcgagctcggcggcggcggcggcggcggcgaagcccaCCTTGTGCTTCACAACGTCCGCGGGATGTCCTTCGCCACCGTGGAGTCGCGCTACGGGCCCCGGATCGTAGGCGTCGGCGGCAAGTTGTTCACCACGGTGTACGACCCCAAGACCTCGATGGAGATCCCCGGCCCCTTCCTCGTCGAGCCTAAGCTCCGGCCCGTCCTCATCCCGCGGGGCAGCAAGCTGTATGCGCTCTCCCGAACCCCTTCCGTCGTGCCCGGCCTCGACTTCCTGCCCTGGTTCGTGTACCTCGACCTCAACTACGTCTTGGTCGCCCCTCACGACGCGAGAACCATGGGATGGCAccacttgccgccgccgcccatcttcCCTGTCCGCCTCAACCCGCTCGAGTACCGTGACCCGCCGGAGGTCCGCGTCGCCTCCTACGCCGTGGTCGGCTCCCACATACTGCTCTCCGTGCAGCAAGACAAGGGCACCTGCGCTTTCGACATGGACACCAACCAGTGGGATATGGTGGACGCCAACAACTTGCCTTTCATCGGCAAGGCTGTTCCCCTTGGTGGCCACCTCTTCATTGCCCGCTCCATAGCCAATGGCGGTGCTGCTGCAGTGTACGACATCAGGGTCTTCCCCTTACAGCCAACAAGTTCAGGGTCACACAAGACGGAGTTGTCCATCCTCAACATCCCCGTGGTGTCCAAGGGCATTGTTCCAGGGCAGCTTTTCTGCTCCTTGGGGAAGGGCATCTTCTCTTCCATCGACGTTCGATCTGCTGCTACTCCTGGTCCAGACGCCAAGCTGCATAAAGCGCGTATCGTTCATCGCACCTACTCTCAGGTTGGAGGGGATGACACTGAGGACAATAATTATACTGTCATAACCAAACAGCACAGACAGATTTACAAACTTATTGATCGGACTCGTCATTTGGCTCATCCTTCGCCGGTTGTTGCTGCTTTAACTATGTAAGCTTCAAACACTTTCCATTCTTTACACCCTTACGTTGCTGCTCAATCAGGTCCCATGACATGAGAAAATCTTTAGGAAGCTGCATTTGAGATTTCGATTTGCTTACTAATGCAGTCTTCCTTTTTTCCACCCAAGTTGTGACATGAGAAATCGTTAGGAAGCCTCATTTGAGATTTCGATTTGCTGACTAATGCAGTATAGTTTTCCACCCAAGTTATGACATGACAAATTGTCAGGAAGCtgcatttgagaatttgattaGCTGACTAATCAGTTTAGTATTAGGCAACCTGGATGAAGGTCATTTATGGTCTGCATggatttccttctctttttttgtgtgcgtgtgtgttggggggggggggggttactCTGTAAAGGTTATAACTGATCATTAAGTTGCTTTCTAGCCTTCACTGAATTGTTTTGTACCACTTGACTCTGTCGTTAAGATAGTGTAGATATCTGCTTCGATGTATTGTTCCTTAGGGACTGTGCTCCATCCCCTGTGCTCACCCAACCCTTATTAATCTGGTATACACCATTAAAGTACACATGCCCACAAAAGTAAGTACTAGTTAACTACGGAGTAGTAATCATCCTCTTAGGTTATCTATTATATTTGCTTAaacatttgagttttttttattttaggtaGGCAACTAGCGAATACAGTTTTAATCTGGAACTATGTTTAACAAGCCAACAATTGTTGTATACAACTGCGATCCTGCATTTATGCTCTAGATTAGATTCAGATCTGGCTGTGGCTCTTTTATTTGGCACGCTTGATCAAATCATCAAAAGCTGTGATTAAGGTTGTTTCCATTGCTAATGTAACCCAAATATCTACCTGTTCATATGGGACGTCCGCCCCATGGTTAGCATAGATTGATATCCAGTGATTATGCTATTGAGTTAAACCGTCAATAAGTACGTGCTTGGTTAAAATTGCGCAACACAAAAAAAGTATGCACCGGACTAGGGTAGCTTCATGGTCTGGAATTGGAAATCCTCATATGCTCTTTTCATGGTATGATGTTACCGGTCTGCCTCATGGTTAGCTTAGATTGATATCCGGTGATTATTCTGTTGAGTTAAACTGTCAACAAGTCTGTGCTTGGTTAAACGGCGCAACACaatacttatattttacaaaagtatGCACTGGACTCAGGTAGCTTCACGGTCTGGAACAAGAAATCCTTATATGTTCTTTTCATGGTACGATGTTACCGAACTGCAGTATGTAAATTCGGTGGTTCATAAAGCAATTTCACCCGATCTCTTGTGACGATTGGAATTTCTTAACcatttgaccatttattttaatTCATTGTCATGAGACCTATGATGgtacttattttattttattgtttgcTGGGAATAACTTGTGTTCTGAGTTATGTCTGAATCCTTATTTTGCCTGATGCAGGGAAGCAGAATGACCATGTGAAGGTTTGAACGAACAGTGGCAAGACTAGGCTGTATTTGGACTGAAACTGTCCACTATGATGAATGTAAGTTTGGTGAAAGCAGCAGTAATTTAGCAGCTATAATTTTAGATTTGGTGTTTCATGCGAAATTTGACTTGGTTTTGGTTATGCATCTGCTTGAACTAGACAACTTCTCCGGTGTCTGTTGTCTTGTTTATGGTAATTTGTGGCTAGCAATGGAATCGTTATGGATCCttataaatatgcttatattCGTTGGTGAAGCCACGGGTTCTGTTTGAAATGGACGAATTGCGATGAAACTAGATAAAAGCTCTGCGTTTTGCTGCGGAAAAGTTGTATCCCAATGATATGAGGTGCAAGGTGgatttgttccttttttttttgtagctGACTATTTGACAAAATATACATTTTGTTCAGTCACCCCGAGGTTGAATTCGCACCGTGTAGAACCTAGACCTCATCGTTTTCTTTACATCTCATAAGCCGTGGAAAAACTAACagaacaacaaaataaatttggttaaactttaTATTTGTTCTTAGCGATGgttttagaaaataaactacaatCAGAAAACCTTAAAATTAActatatactacctctgttttttaatagatgatgccgttgactttttctcacatgtttgaccattcgtcttattcaaaaaatttacgtaattataatttactttgttatgagttgttttatcactcatagtactttaagtgtgatttatatcttatccatttacataaattttttaaataagacgaatggtcaaacaaataagaaaaagtcaacggtgtcatctattaaaaaacggaggtagtatatttcAAAAATCAAACTATGGATGCGGATTAATAAGGCAACAGGCAAATGGTGGAAATTTAGCTAGACCGCTAAAGTACGGTCAGCCTGTGTCCACTTCTCGTAGCATTTTTCTTTGGGGGATTTGCTAGATTTGTGTTgacatttttttaagagaaaacaATCAGATTTTGTACTGATGGATGTGTGTTAACTTCCGTGCTATCATGGGCTAAGTGCCTAAGTTCATGGTCCATTCAGATCCAGTTGCTTCTTTTACCGTAACAGACAGATTTTGAAATTTGCATATGTTCCATGAGAGTAATGTGCTCTAAAAATTTATTACTAAGAAAAGTGATCAGGGTAGTTCtttgtaattttaaattgtaatttCTCTACTTACATACTGCAAGTGAATATGCATGTAATTTTCTTATCTTTAATTATTAGTAATGAAATTCAAATCAGTATTGTTTTTAAGTCAAGCTATATCAACCTTTTTAATCTTGCTAACCGTTTAATGACTTTATTACGTTTGAACTCCATATTATCTTAATAAAATTCTCTTGTGCCAACCGTGCTCTAAAAATCTCCTTTTtcttaaatctttttttttttgctccctGAGGTGATGACATATTTTCAGTGCTAGTGAATAGTGACTCCCTGCGCCGGTAAACAAAGGCCTGGTTTCCCCAATTTTTTCTATCAAAAACATCGTATCAAATCTTTAAACACATGCAATAATgcaatatagattaaaaaaactaattgcacggtTAGGGGAGAAATCGTGAGatgaattttttgagcctaattagtgtata encodes the following:
- the LOC4325217 gene encoding uncharacterized LOC4325217 — translated: MSTPSQKKRRSKGKDGAVAPVGLRLNRLGRASPREAAGKPVYLAVEHDDDQEVPAHSIVELGGGGGGGEAHLVLHNVRGMSFATVESRYGPRIVGVGGKLFTTVYDPKTSMEIPGPFLVEPKLRPVLIPRGSKLYALSRTPSVVPGLDFLPWFVYLDLNYVLVAPHDARTMGWHHLPPPPIFPVRLNPLEYRDPPEVRVASYAVVGSHILLSVQQDKGTCAFDMDTNQWDMVDANNLPFIGKAVPLGGHLFIARSIANGGAAAVYDIRVFPLQPTSSGSHKTELSILNIPVVSKGIVPGQLFCSLGKGIFSSIDVRSAATPGPDAKLHKARIVHRTYSQVGGDDTEDNNYTVITKQHRQIYKLIDRTRHLAHPSPVVAALTMEAE